In Kordia antarctica, the following proteins share a genomic window:
- a CDS encoding carboxymuconolactone decarboxylase family protein translates to MPLVTPLNPDHDSETKELAEFFNETLGFCPNSVLTMQRRPAISKAFINLNKAVMANEGRVTSALKRLIAWVSSNATGCRYCQAHAIRAAERYGAEQEQLDNVWEYKTHPAFSDAERAALDFSLAASIIPNAVNSAIKTELYKYWNEGEIVEMLGVISLFGYLNRWNDSMGTSIEEGAVESGDQYLGKHGWEKGKHV, encoded by the coding sequence ATGCCGTTAGTAACGCCATTGAATCCAGATCACGATTCAGAAACGAAAGAATTAGCAGAATTTTTTAACGAAACACTTGGGTTTTGCCCAAATTCTGTCTTAACGATGCAACGCAGACCAGCCATTTCGAAGGCATTTATCAACTTAAATAAAGCTGTGATGGCAAATGAAGGTCGTGTAACTTCGGCTTTGAAACGATTGATTGCTTGGGTAAGTAGCAACGCCACAGGTTGCAGATATTGCCAGGCACACGCCATTAGAGCCGCAGAACGTTACGGCGCAGAACAAGAACAATTGGATAATGTTTGGGAATATAAAACACATCCTGCGTTTTCAGATGCTGAACGTGCCGCGTTAGATTTTTCGTTGGCAGCTTCTATTATTCCAAATGCAGTAAATTCAGCTATTAAAACCGAATTGTATAAGTATTGGAATGAAGGCGAAATTGTAGAAATGCTTGGTGTTATTTCATTATTTGGATATTTAAATCGTTGGAACGATAGTATGGGAACTTCTATTGAAGAAGGCGCTGTAGAAAGCGGAGATCAATATTTAGGAAAACACGGTTGGGAAAAAGGGAAACACGTGTAA
- a CDS encoding OsmC family protein, whose amino-acid sequence MADKITTQWKGNMLFESDNPSGNSVLMDTSPQNGGNYDGLGPKAMMLSSLAGCSGLDIISILNKMKTSVADFKMEVVGELTEQHPKYYHSVKVDYHFYGTDLDENKIQRAVDLSVETYCGVMEMFRRFAKVETNTYFHSS is encoded by the coding sequence ATGGCAGATAAAATCACAACACAATGGAAAGGAAATATGTTATTCGAATCGGATAATCCAAGCGGAAACAGTGTATTAATGGACACTTCACCTCAAAATGGTGGAAACTATGACGGATTGGGTCCAAAAGCAATGATGTTATCTTCGTTGGCAGGTTGCTCAGGATTGGATATAATTTCAATTCTAAACAAAATGAAAACCTCAGTTGCTGATTTTAAAATGGAAGTTGTTGGTGAACTCACAGAGCAACATCCAAAATACTATCATTCTGTAAAAGTTGATTATCATTTTTATGGAACTGATTTAGATGAAAATAAAATTCAAAGAGCCGTTGATTTATCTGTAGAAACTTATTGTGGCGTCATGGAAATGTTCCGTCGTTTTGCAAAAGTGGAAACGAATACGTATTTTCACAGCAGCTAA
- a CDS encoding GIY-YIG nuclease family protein — protein MKVSYVYILKCSDDSYYTGVTSNLEKRFQQHQNGFHKESYTYFRRPLILVFYASFTDINIAIDKEKQIKKWSRAKKEALIDDRYEALPNLAKKKFRTRK, from the coding sequence ATGAAAGTATCGTATGTATATATATTGAAATGTTCTGATGACTCTTATTATACTGGAGTTACAAGCAACCTTGAAAAACGTTTTCAACAACATCAAAATGGTTTTCACAAAGAAAGTTATACATACTTTAGAAGACCTTTAATATTGGTTTTTTATGCTTCTTTTACAGATATAAATATTGCAATAGATAAAGAGAAACAAATCAAAAAATGGTCGCGTGCTAAAAAGGAAGCTTTGATTGATGATAGATATGAAGCATTACCTAATTTAGCGAAGAAGAAATTTAGAACAAGAAAGTAG
- the recJ gene encoding single-stranded-DNA-specific exonuclease RecJ yields MRWTLKPKPETHKIEHLVDVLQVNETVATLLLQRGIETYEDAKNFFRPSLEHIHDPFLMKDMNLAVARIDKAITNGENIMVYGDYDVDGTTSVALVSSYLKTIYLNVATYIPDRYEEGYGLSFLGIDFAEDNDISLIITLDCGIKAVDKVAYANEKNIDIIICDHHRPGNELPKAVAILDPKRDDCNYPYDELCGCGVGFKLIQALGSKRGQTITDLFPYLDLVATAIGADIVPLTGENRILAHFGMQVINSAPRAGFKAIIDQLKKKELTITDVVFVIAPRINAAGRISQGLHAVELLTENDLEVAKQYAASIETYNTERRALDQEITTAAFQQIEKLQEQERFTTVVYDENWHKGVIGIVASRLIETYYRPTLVFTKSGNKLAASARSVKGFDVYNALEQCQEHIIQFGGHKYAAGLTLKEENYQAFKDAFEEVVKNSIDKNLLTPEILIDKEIALKEITPKFYRILKQFSPFGPQNMSPTFMSTQLQDTGWAKCVGAEEDHLKIKAIQRKSKAISGIGFNLGEKLSKVQNKNLFDAVYSVDENEWNGTVTLQLRLKDIR; encoded by the coding sequence ATGCGTTGGACATTAAAACCAAAACCAGAAACACATAAAATTGAGCATTTAGTAGACGTATTGCAAGTCAATGAAACGGTTGCAACACTACTATTGCAACGTGGAATTGAAACCTATGAAGATGCCAAAAACTTTTTTCGTCCTTCGTTAGAACATATTCACGATCCGTTTTTAATGAAAGATATGAATCTCGCTGTCGCGCGAATTGACAAAGCAATAACCAATGGCGAAAATATAATGGTGTATGGCGATTATGATGTAGACGGAACAACTTCGGTTGCGTTGGTTTCTTCATACTTAAAAACCATTTATCTAAATGTAGCTACTTATATTCCAGATAGATATGAAGAAGGTTACGGACTTTCCTTTTTAGGAATTGACTTTGCAGAAGACAATGATATTTCATTAATTATCACACTCGATTGTGGCATAAAAGCCGTTGATAAAGTTGCATACGCAAACGAAAAAAACATTGATATCATCATTTGCGATCATCACAGACCTGGAAACGAATTGCCAAAAGCGGTTGCAATTTTAGATCCAAAACGAGATGATTGTAATTATCCGTATGACGAATTGTGCGGTTGTGGCGTTGGCTTCAAACTCATTCAAGCATTAGGCTCAAAAAGAGGGCAAACCATTACTGATTTATTTCCGTATTTAGATTTAGTCGCAACAGCAATTGGAGCAGACATTGTTCCGCTTACAGGCGAAAACAGAATCTTAGCACATTTTGGAATGCAAGTCATTAATTCGGCACCAAGAGCAGGATTTAAAGCAATTATAGATCAACTAAAAAAGAAAGAATTAACAATTACAGATGTTGTTTTTGTAATAGCTCCAAGAATTAACGCTGCAGGAAGAATAAGTCAAGGGTTACATGCGGTTGAATTACTTACGGAGAACGATTTGGAAGTTGCCAAACAATACGCAGCGTCCATTGAAACCTACAACACAGAACGTCGCGCGCTCGATCAAGAAATTACAACAGCCGCTTTTCAACAAATAGAAAAATTACAAGAACAAGAACGTTTTACAACGGTTGTGTACGATGAAAACTGGCATAAAGGCGTCATCGGAATTGTCGCTTCACGCTTAATAGAAACCTATTATCGTCCAACATTAGTGTTCACAAAAAGTGGCAATAAATTAGCCGCTTCTGCACGTTCTGTCAAAGGATTCGATGTTTACAATGCCTTAGAACAATGTCAGGAACATATCATACAATTTGGTGGACATAAATATGCCGCAGGATTAACCTTGAAAGAAGAAAATTATCAAGCATTTAAAGATGCGTTTGAAGAAGTTGTGAAAAATTCGATTGATAAAAATCTGCTAACACCAGAAATTCTAATTGATAAAGAAATCGCACTCAAAGAAATTACTCCAAAATTCTATAGAATCTTAAAACAATTTTCACCATTTGGTCCGCAAAATATGAGTCCGACTTTTATGAGTACACAATTACAAGATACAGGTTGGGCAAAATGTGTTGGCGCAGAGGAAGATCATTTAAAAATAAAGGCGATACAACGAAAATCAAAGGCGATTTCTGGAATCGGTTTCAATCTGGGCGAAAAACTTTCCAAAGTGCAAAACAAAAATCTATTTGACGCCGTATATTCCGTTGACGAAAACGAATGGAACGGAACTGTGACTTTGCAATTACGTTTGAAAGATATTAGATAA
- a CDS encoding MFS transporter, which translates to MQKLDPYAALRFKEFNIFLLVRFFLVFGWSMQFMVIEWQVYSITKDPLSLAFIGLTEAIPAVSMALFAGHIVDQKEKRTLLSICIGLFSIISLGLFLLTWPEVISGWAENTVLLGIYAMVFFGGFLRSFFGPTIFSLVALIVPKRIYPNAATWSSSTWQMASILGKAFAGLSIFWIGVHFSLCVVFVLVVLSFGLLLLIPKKPIMNPKIGESVKESLKEGINFVRNEPAVLGALTLDMIAVLFGGAVALLPIYATKILNVGSLGFGLLSAATSVGALITMLVTAYIPITKNAGMKLLVAIFGFGISIIIFGISDIFWISLVALFFSGITDGVSMVIRQTILQLKTPDEMRGRVAAVNSMFVGSSNELGAFESGVAAKLMGTVTAVVFGGTMTLITVLTTGFVSPSFRNLDLTKDMEAHSKEE; encoded by the coding sequence GTGCAAAAACTAGATCCGTACGCAGCATTGCGATTCAAAGAATTCAACATTTTTCTACTCGTTAGATTCTTCTTGGTTTTTGGTTGGTCTATGCAATTTATGGTGATTGAATGGCAAGTGTATTCTATTACCAAAGATCCATTATCATTAGCTTTTATTGGACTTACAGAAGCAATTCCTGCCGTTTCGATGGCATTATTTGCAGGACATATTGTAGATCAAAAAGAAAAACGAACCTTATTATCAATCTGTATTGGATTGTTCTCAATCATAAGTTTAGGATTATTTTTATTGACATGGCCTGAAGTAATTTCGGGTTGGGCTGAAAACACAGTTTTGTTAGGTATTTATGCAATGGTATTTTTTGGCGGTTTTTTGCGTTCGTTTTTTGGTCCAACTATCTTTTCTTTAGTTGCGTTAATTGTTCCTAAAAGAATATACCCAAATGCCGCAACGTGGAGCAGTTCTACATGGCAAATGGCGAGTATTTTAGGGAAAGCTTTCGCTGGATTATCCATTTTTTGGATTGGTGTCCACTTTTCTTTATGTGTCGTATTTGTGCTTGTCGTATTATCATTTGGTCTTTTATTATTAATTCCGAAGAAACCAATCATGAATCCTAAAATTGGAGAAAGTGTAAAAGAAAGTTTAAAAGAAGGCATCAATTTTGTGCGTAATGAACCAGCCGTTTTAGGCGCATTAACCTTAGATATGATTGCCGTTTTATTTGGTGGCGCAGTTGCCTTATTACCAATTTATGCCACGAAAATATTGAATGTAGGTTCGCTCGGATTTGGCTTGTTAAGTGCAGCAACTTCCGTTGGCGCGTTAATTACGATGTTGGTTACAGCGTATATTCCAATTACTAAAAATGCAGGAATGAAATTGCTCGTTGCCATCTTCGGATTTGGTATAAGTATCATCATTTTTGGAATCTCAGATATATTTTGGATTTCATTAGTAGCCTTATTCTTTAGTGGAATCACTGATGGTGTTTCAATGGTAATTCGTCAAACCATATTACAACTAAAAACACCTGACGAAATGCGCGGACGCGTGGCTGCTGTAAACTCAATGTTTGTAGGTTCGTCTAATGAATTAGGAGCTTTTGAAAGTGGCGTTGCCGCAAAATTGATGGGAACAGTTACTGCTGTAGTTTTTGGCGGAACTATGACGTTAATTACAGTGCTTACTACAGGATTTGTTTCTCCATCGTTCAGAAATTTAGATTTAACTAAAGATATGGAAGCGCATTCTAAGGAAGAGTAG
- a CDS encoding UDP-2,3-diacylglucosamine diphosphatase: MNIPEGKKIYFSSDNHLGAPTAEASFPREKKFVAWLNEIEHDAAAIFLLGDLFDFWFEYKTVVPKGFVRTLGKLAELSDKGIQIHFFVGNHDLWMDDYFEKELNIPVYHKPQEFTFNNTTFFIGHGDGLGPGDKGYKRMKKVFTNPFFKWCFRWLHPDIGMRIAQYLSVKNKLISGDEDAKFLGEDNEWLVQYAKQKLETKHYDYFIFGHRHLPLEIDLNEKSRYVNLGDWIHYYTYGEFDGKVLSLKKYE, translated from the coding sequence ATGAACATTCCCGAAGGAAAAAAAATATACTTCTCTTCCGACAACCATTTAGGCGCGCCAACGGCAGAAGCTAGTTTTCCGAGAGAAAAAAAGTTTGTGGCTTGGTTGAATGAAATTGAACACGATGCCGCCGCCATTTTTCTATTAGGCGATTTGTTCGATTTTTGGTTCGAATATAAAACCGTAGTTCCAAAAGGCTTTGTGCGAACGCTTGGAAAATTAGCTGAACTGAGTGATAAAGGCATTCAAATTCATTTTTTTGTGGGAAATCACGATTTATGGATGGATGATTATTTTGAGAAAGAACTCAACATTCCTGTATATCACAAACCACAAGAATTTACATTTAACAATACTACATTTTTCATTGGTCACGGTGACGGATTAGGTCCTGGAGATAAAGGATACAAACGCATGAAAAAGGTATTTACGAATCCTTTTTTCAAATGGTGTTTTCGTTGGTTGCATCCAGATATTGGCATGCGAATTGCACAATATTTATCTGTTAAAAATAAACTGATTTCAGGTGATGAAGATGCTAAATTTTTAGGAGAAGACAACGAATGGTTGGTTCAATATGCGAAACAAAAACTTGAAACTAAACACTACGATTATTTTATTTTTGGACATCGTCATTTGCCTTTAGAAATAGACCTCAACGAGAAAAGTCGCTACGTAAATCTTGGCGATTGGATTCATTATTATACCTACGGAGAATTTGATGGGAAAGTACTTTCGTTGAAGAAATATGAATAG
- a CDS encoding 6-pyruvoyl trahydropterin synthase family protein, with protein sequence MSKIRITKQFNFETGHALYGYDGKCKNVHGHSYKLSVTVIGNPITDDTNVKWGMVIDFSDLKKIVKEEVVDVFDHAIVFNKHTPHASLAMTMRGEGHNVILADYQPTSENMVIDFAAKIKSRLPKDIQLFALRLQETDSSCAEWFASDN encoded by the coding sequence ATGAGCAAAATTCGCATTACAAAGCAATTTAATTTTGAAACCGGTCATGCTTTATACGGTTATGACGGGAAATGTAAAAACGTACACGGACACAGTTATAAACTTTCGGTAACCGTGATTGGAAATCCTATTACAGACGATACAAACGTAAAATGGGGAATGGTCATCGACTTTAGCGATCTTAAAAAAATCGTAAAAGAAGAAGTTGTAGATGTATTTGATCACGCAATTGTGTTTAACAAACATACGCCACATGCTTCGTTGGCAATGACAATGCGCGGCGAAGGACATAATGTAATTTTAGCAGATTATCAGCCAACAAGTGAAAATATGGTGATCGATTTTGCTGCGAAAATAAAAAGCAGACTTCCAAAAGACATTCAACTATTTGCATTGCGTTTACAAGAAACCGATTCGTCATGCGCGGAATGGTTTGCGAGTGATAACTAG
- a CDS encoding enoyl-CoA hydratase/isomerase family protein, which translates to MTTTRTNGSLYTNIRNNIATIEFGHPASNSFPGELLDRLTSELKKLGENDAVHVIILKSEGDRAFCAGASFDELVAIENLEDGKTFFSGFANVINAMRSCGKLIIGRVQGKAVGGGVGLISACDYAFATEAASIKLSELTIGIGPFVIAPAVQNRIGKAGFSELSLAPSEWKNAYWAKEKGLFAKVFENQKELDTEVEFFAKKLASYNPDALAGMKKILWEDTENWDKLLAERAELSGTLVLSEFTKKALAKFKK; encoded by the coding sequence ATGACCACAACAAGAACCAACGGAAGTCTATACACAAATATTCGAAACAACATTGCAACGATTGAATTTGGACATCCTGCAAGCAATTCCTTTCCTGGCGAATTGTTAGATCGATTGACCAGCGAATTGAAGAAACTCGGAGAAAACGACGCTGTACATGTCATTATTCTCAAAAGTGAAGGCGATCGTGCATTTTGTGCAGGCGCATCTTTTGATGAACTCGTTGCGATTGAAAATTTAGAAGATGGAAAAACATTTTTTAGTGGTTTTGCAAACGTAATCAACGCAATGCGAAGCTGTGGAAAATTAATAATTGGTCGTGTACAAGGAAAAGCAGTTGGTGGCGGCGTTGGATTAATTTCTGCCTGTGATTATGCATTTGCAACCGAAGCTGCTTCTATAAAACTCTCCGAATTAACTATCGGAATTGGTCCTTTTGTTATTGCGCCAGCGGTTCAAAACCGAATTGGAAAAGCAGGTTTCTCTGAGTTAAGTCTCGCGCCAAGCGAATGGAAAAATGCCTATTGGGCAAAAGAAAAAGGCTTATTTGCCAAAGTATTTGAAAACCAAAAAGAGTTGGATACAGAAGTAGAATTCTTCGCAAAAAAACTTGCTTCGTACAATCCTGATGCATTAGCAGGAATGAAAAAAATATTGTGGGAAGACACCGAAAATTGGGACAAACTCTTAGCCGAACGCGCAGAACTTTCTGGAACCTTAGTTTTATCTGAATTTACTAAAAAGGCGTTGGCGAAGTTCAAGAAGTGA
- a CDS encoding MATE family efflux transporter, translating into MKTQITTSQINKLAIPALIAGIAEPLLSITDTAVVGHIDINATEALSAVGIAGAFISMLVWVFGQTRNAISALISQYLGANKLEQIKTLPAQAIAIILTISFILILITYPFAEYILNFYNAEGIILEYSSSYYRIRIFGLPFTLLTFAIFGIFGGLQNTFIPMIIAIVGALLNVALDFALVYGIEGHIPAMNVDGAAYASLISQIFMAVVAVIFVLKKTSIPLKIQFPLHHELPKLAVMIVNLVIRTIALNVALYFATSFSAAYGAEYSAAYTILLNIWLFGAFLIDGYSSAGNSLSGKLYGEENYEELVKLSVKLTKYAIIIGFMMLLIGGTLYYPIGRIFTEEPAVLNEFYTVFWIILIMQPICAIAFIFDGIFKGLGKMATLRNILLVSTFAVFVPTIFILDELDLKLYAVWIAFTLWMTARSFPLIFIFRREFIPKIKKK; encoded by the coding sequence TTGAAAACACAAATCACTACTTCACAAATCAATAAATTAGCAATTCCAGCTTTAATTGCCGGAATTGCAGAACCGTTATTATCTATCACAGATACGGCAGTTGTTGGACATATTGACATAAACGCAACGGAAGCGTTAAGTGCTGTCGGAATTGCAGGCGCGTTTATCTCTATGTTAGTTTGGGTTTTTGGACAAACCCGAAATGCAATTTCTGCATTAATATCACAATACTTAGGCGCGAACAAACTAGAGCAAATAAAAACGTTGCCAGCGCAAGCCATTGCAATCATTCTTACCATAAGTTTTATATTAATCCTGATCACATATCCTTTTGCAGAATACATTTTAAATTTCTACAATGCAGAAGGCATCATTTTAGAATACAGCAGTTCGTATTACCGAATTCGAATCTTTGGATTGCCTTTTACGCTCTTAACATTTGCCATATTTGGTATATTTGGAGGTTTGCAAAATACGTTTATTCCAATGATTATTGCAATTGTTGGCGCGTTGCTAAATGTTGCTTTAGACTTTGCTTTGGTCTACGGAATAGAAGGACACATTCCTGCTATGAATGTAGATGGCGCGGCGTATGCAAGTCTAATTTCGCAAATATTCATGGCAGTAGTAGCCGTTATATTTGTATTGAAAAAGACGTCAATTCCACTAAAAATACAATTCCCATTACACCACGAATTGCCAAAACTTGCGGTAATGATTGTAAACTTAGTCATCCGAACCATTGCATTAAATGTGGCGTTATACTTCGCAACATCTTTTTCGGCGGCTTACGGCGCGGAATATAGTGCCGCATATACAATTTTATTAAACATTTGGCTTTTTGGAGCATTTCTCATTGATGGATATTCTAGTGCTGGAAACAGTTTATCAGGAAAACTTTATGGCGAAGAAAATTATGAAGAATTGGTGAAACTAAGTGTCAAACTCACCAAATATGCTATAATTATTGGTTTTATGATGTTACTCATTGGCGGAACATTATACTATCCTATCGGGAGAATTTTTACAGAAGAACCAGCGGTTTTAAACGAATTTTATACTGTTTTCTGGATCATTCTTATCATGCAACCAATTTGTGCCATTGCCTTTATTTTTGATGGAATCTTTAAAGGATTAGGCAAAATGGCAACACTTCGCAACATATTATTAGTGTCAACATTTGCGGTATTTGTCCCAACAATTTTCATTTTAGATGAACTCGATTTGAAGTTATACGCAGTTTGGATTGCGTTCACACTTTGGATGACTGCTCGTAGTTTTCCATTAATTTTCATCTTCCGAAGAGAATTTATTCCGAAAATTAAGAAAAAGTGA
- a CDS encoding GNAT family N-acetyltransferase — protein sequence MSLQIRTGTSKDIDTLLNIAKACAKHMIHNGIFQWNENYPNRKAFSTDVARNELYVLIEASQIIGCVVISTFMDEEYKTVNWLSPDNTSVYIHRLAIHPEAQGKGYAQYLMQFAETHAIENNYRSIRLDTFSKNLRNQKFYELRNYKKLGNIYFPKQSVYPFYCYERIL from the coding sequence ATGAGCTTACAAATTCGCACAGGAACCTCAAAAGATATTGATACTTTACTAAACATTGCCAAAGCATGTGCTAAACATATGATTCACAACGGAATATTTCAATGGAATGAAAATTATCCGAATAGAAAAGCGTTTTCAACTGATGTCGCTCGAAATGAATTATACGTATTAATTGAAGCTTCTCAAATTATAGGTTGTGTTGTAATCTCTACGTTCATGGATGAAGAATATAAAACTGTTAATTGGCTTTCGCCAGATAATACAAGCGTGTACATTCATCGATTGGCAATTCACCCAGAAGCACAAGGAAAAGGGTACGCGCAATACTTGATGCAATTTGCAGAAACACACGCCATAGAAAATAATTATCGTTCTATAAGATTAGATACGTTTAGTAAGAACCTCAGAAACCAAAAATTTTACGAACTTCGCAACTATAAAAAACTAGGAAACATATACTTTCCGAAACAAAGTGTATATCCATTTTACTGTTACGAACGCATCCTTTGA
- a CDS encoding universal stress protein → MKHILVPIGNSENAKNTLQYAIDFSEVINAKVFVFRAFKVLSKAGTILNVDEIVGRETANNVKEVVESVNLKGVDVSIISAKGNVIDSINSIDKELGIDLIIVGPRSNSIKEEVFLGNTTGSIIKQTDISVLVVPEGYVFKPIKKVLTAIKSGMIKRKEVLEPLEKILEAFGAKMRLLQIKTPKFLPEDLEFHSELAAITSAYKSSENATLFQGVLEHLNENNPDLICVFRRKRGFFKKLWEQNSIKKSDFESRLPLLILKETE, encoded by the coding sequence ATGAAACATATTTTGGTTCCTATTGGAAATTCTGAAAATGCAAAAAACACGTTGCAATATGCAATTGATTTTTCAGAAGTAATCAACGCAAAAGTATTCGTATTTAGAGCTTTCAAAGTGCTTTCGAAAGCAGGAACAATTTTAAATGTAGATGAAATTGTAGGTCGTGAGACTGCAAATAATGTGAAAGAAGTAGTAGAAAGTGTGAACCTAAAAGGTGTAGATGTTTCTATTATTTCTGCGAAAGGAAACGTAATTGACAGCATTAATTCGATAGATAAAGAGTTAGGAATTGATTTGATTATTGTCGGACCAAGAAGCAACTCTATTAAAGAAGAAGTGTTTTTAGGAAATACGACAGGAAGTATTATAAAACAAACAGATATTTCAGTATTGGTTGTGCCAGAAGGATACGTTTTTAAGCCAATTAAAAAGGTATTAACAGCTATAAAATCTGGAATGATAAAGCGCAAAGAAGTTTTAGAGCCTCTAGAAAAAATATTAGAAGCTTTTGGTGCAAAAATGCGTTTGTTACAAATAAAAACACCCAAATTTTTACCTGAAGATTTAGAGTTTCATTCGGAATTAGCCGCAATTACATCTGCGTATAAAAGTTCGGAAAATGCAACGTTATTTCAAGGAGTTTTGGAACATTTGAATGAAAACAATCCAGATTTAATTTGTGTTTTTAGACGCAAACGTGGATTCTTTAAAAAATTGTGGGAACAAAATTCAATCAAGAAATCTGACTTCGAAAGTCGTTTGCCATTATTGATATTGAAAGAAACAGAATAA
- a CDS encoding class I lanthipeptide, with product MKKRSIKRLELNKERICILTDSQQMEIEGGVTPTVTTVTWSSAHCIIIITATISAKFC from the coding sequence ATGAAAAAACGAAGCATTAAAAGATTAGAATTGAACAAAGAGCGTATTTGTATTTTGACAGATAGCCAACAAATGGAAATAGAAGGCGGTGTAACTCCTACAGTAACTACGGTTACATGGTCGTCTGCACATTGTATCATAATTATAACAGCTACAATAAGCGCTAAATTTTGCTAA
- a CDS encoding alpha/beta hydrolase family protein, protein MIQKLKNNVLTRINQKDILIDYFFKKNDQAKPVVIFCHGYKGFKDWGAWDLVAEAFADAGFFFVKFNFSHNGGTMEQPIDFPDLEAFGENNYTKELDDLQFVINHIMKDSFVFSAEANTQHISLIGHSRGGGIVIIKAEEEPKISTVISWAGVSDYASHFPKGEALKEWKQTNVMYVVNGRTKQEMPHFYQFFEDFKANETRLDIERATKNLKIPQLIVHGTSDPAVPLKDAENLHKWNPKSTLEFIEKADHVFGARHPWNELKLPNNLEEVIKTTIKFIKNA, encoded by the coding sequence ATGATACAGAAGCTCAAAAACAACGTTTTAACGCGCATTAACCAAAAAGATATACTGATTGATTACTTTTTCAAAAAGAACGATCAAGCAAAGCCTGTTGTCATATTTTGTCATGGCTATAAAGGTTTCAAAGATTGGGGCGCGTGGGACTTGGTTGCAGAAGCTTTTGCTGACGCAGGATTTTTCTTTGTGAAGTTTAATTTTTCGCATAATGGCGGAACGATGGAACAACCAATTGACTTTCCAGATTTGGAAGCATTCGGTGAGAACAATTATACCAAAGAACTAGATGATTTGCAATTCGTGATCAATCATATCATGAAAGATTCTTTTGTATTTTCTGCGGAAGCGAACACACAACATATTTCTTTAATTGGTCATTCGCGCGGCGGCGGAATTGTAATTATAAAAGCAGAAGAAGAACCTAAAATTTCTACGGTAATTTCTTGGGCTGGCGTTTCAGATTACGCGTCACATTTCCCGAAAGGAGAAGCTTTAAAAGAGTGGAAACAAACAAATGTAATGTATGTTGTAAATGGTAGAACGAAGCAAGAAATGCCACATTTTTATCAGTTTTTTGAAGATTTTAAAGCGAATGAAACACGTTTAGATATTGAAAGAGCGACCAAAAACTTGAAAATTCCACAATTGATTGTTCATGGAACTTCAGATCCTGCAGTTCCACTAAAAGATGCAGAAAATTTACATAAATGGAATCCGAAAAGCACATTAGAATTCATTGAAAAAGCCGATCATGTTTTTGGCGCGCGTCATCCGTGGAACGAATTGAAATTGCCAAACAATCTGGAAGAAGTTATAAAAACAACGATTAAGTTTATAAAAAATGCATAA